The Campylobacter concisus genome contains the following window.
GAAATTTCTTTTTTCAATTTTATTATTTTTCTCACTTGGCTTTGCCAGTGAGGAGCTCGTGCTGGACTCTGCAAACTCGTTTATAACAACTATGAGAGGTGCTAGAAACGCTCCTATAAAAGAGCTAATCGAGCAGTCAAAAGCAACGATCATCTTTCCAAGTGTTAAAAAGGTCGGTTTTGTCGTTGGTGGCATGGGTGGAGATGGCATCATGGTTATTGGTAACATTAACTCGCCAAGTGAAATTTTGCCAGTTAGCATAAGTGGCGGTAGCATCGGTATACAGCTTGGTTATGAAGATAGTTCGCTTGTGCTTTTTATATTTAAAGATAGCGTTATCCACGATATTAAAGATGCCA
Protein-coding sequences here:
- a CDS encoding lipid-binding SYLF domain-containing protein, coding for MKFLFSILLFFSLGFASEELVLDSANSFITTMRGARNAPIKELIEQSKATIIFPSVKKVGFVVGGMGGDGIMVIGNINSPSEILPVSISGGSIGIQLGYEDSSLVLFIFKDSVIHDIKDAKITLDTKLSVAFGDIGRNYSKVSDFKFSSDIYAYAANDGFFAGASFGGAVISAREEILKQSGYAYEQLIASASKLLGD